ACAGCCTGCTGCAAACAAGGTGCACTACTTACAATTCTACAACAGCATTAGCAGGAGTTGATGCAAGTCCTGCTTTGaccaagagagcaatcctaaaagaGTCTACTCTAAATCCTACTCAGGTTTATTCGATGGCAATCACACCCAGAAAAGTGtccttagaactgcactgtgtTTCAAACACATAAAGCATATATGAAGATAATGCACCTGCTCTTTACCTGATAGCCTTCTGCTCCCTGAATGATGTCTCCCACTGAAGATGACAGCTGCTCTCTCTCTAATCGAGTCCGCTCCAGCTCTTCTCTGAGGGACTGCATCTAAAGGCACAGTCAGATATAATagttaattacaatatttgtttatttacatttgtACCCCATTCTGTTCAGAAGACTCACGCAGACATGGTTTAAATCAAGATAACATACGAGCAAGAGCATGAATCAAAATCACCAAATTACAGGTCAAGCTACAGCTAGATGCCATTCTAAAGAGGAAAATCATGTGCTGCCCCTGAAAATAGCATGGATTGTGTAATGGAGGTTGCGCCTTTGACAGCTCTAAGTTATGTGCAAGGCTTGCCAATCACCACGACCTCCACTTTCTCATCACCCGCATCCTGTCATCTAATATGACCAAACCATTTGTAAAAACTGAGAGTATGAGACTAGGGCTGGATGAGAAGAAAAGAAAGTTGCCAGCACAGAGATGGTATCCAGATTTCCAGGAGCCTGCAATGTATGTTAGACAGGAGATGGGACAAAAGAGGACTCTACAGAACTTGACGTTCTGATCAGAGAACCGCCTACCAGAAAGCCCCAGGATCATCCTGAGAACAAATGGGACAATTTCAAAGCAGGCCTCAAAAGGCTTTTGAGGCTCCACCATCACCATACAAATTCCTCATTGTATGAGTGAGCATGTGCGGATGCAAGTTACCTCTTTTCTGCTAGAATCCAGCTCCTTCCTTAATTTCACAGCAAccgctttaattttatttaatttttcttctttctctttcagcTGTTTTTCTAAATGCTCTACAGCAAACAAAAAGACACTTTAACATATGAGGGGAAATGAATAGTTACTTCATAGTGAATAAATGGTAAGTTTATTTAAACTGTCAATTGCAACTATGAGATATAACATACATACATCACACACAAATATTGTATCTTTCTGTATGTTATTACCACATTACAACACACAATTTAAGTTTCAGGCAGACTGGCTCTGTTCGTTATTATTCATTTAACATGACTTACTCCCAGATACATGCTCACAGAACTGTTGTTCTACAACAATTTTGCTAGCTATTACAGCGGAATTTTTCTCCCTGACAAGTAGCTACGTAAGTCAACCACAGCAAGATAACCAAAAGGGCACTTTGAATATTAACAAAGCAATACtaaacagttacactcttctagaCTCACAGAGACCAATAGATTTAGGCAGGTGAGACTctgggattgcactgtcaatgtaTGGCACATTTCATACGTTAATGACCTGCTTCATCAGAACCAAATTAATCCATACAGGATAGGCAACAGTGCGCTACAAAGAGAAAGCTGCGGCTCCAATACCCTACCTAGCTCCctctcaagagccagtttggtgtagtggttaagagcatgggactctaatctggagagccaggtttgattccccactcctccacttgaagccagctgtgtgaacatgggctagtcacagttctctggagctctcagccgcacccacctcacagggtgttttgttgtggggataataatgacatacttcgtaaaccgctctgagtgggcattaagttgtcctgaagggcggtatataaatcgaatgttgttgttgttgttgttgttgttaagaaaaaGGTTAAGCCAGGACAAAATAAGTCAAAAATCTCTACATCTCAGGATTTTGTCATTCTGACCTGATCAATATTCACATTATAGCATAATCatatttttctgctttttttcaaatCTCACTCCATTCTGGTAGCAGGCAACCACTTTGATCCAGATGACACTGGAAATTTTGAACACTAGAGTTTCAAACTATAATGAAGACTTGAGAtgtagttttgtttttgttttttaaatcgaAGGCTGTAGTTTTGAGGATTTTAACCCAAGCTTAAGAAGCATATCAATGAGTCTGGGCTGAACTCTGTGCAGATAGTACATCATATTTTCCTTCTTCTTCATGAGAGCAGCATATTCTCATGAGTTGCTGCTTGCTTAAGCTACAAGGTTTCAAGCTTACTAGCGGCAACTGTATTCTCCGTTATCCAAAATCTACAGTAGTATTCACTCCCGCATAAGGTGTCTATAAAAGTGAACAGAACATGTGAGCAGCTAAAGCCTTTTGTGTAATCCTATAAGGGACTGCAGAAGCACCTTTTAGTTATATTTACATATTCTCCGTATTTCAGGATTAGTAAGAAAACAGTTATGAAAATGTTTTGGAAGCAACACTGAACACAAAGTAACACAAATAACAAACGTTTAACATTACCTATTTTTTGTGATTCCAAGGCTTCTTGGTCACTCTTAGCAGAAGATTCTGCCATGGAATTCTGCATTATAAACAAAATAAGTTAGATGGGCCGCCTGCTACTATCCCTGCCTGGAGCTCTTGCAAGGTAAGCGGGGCAGAGCTGCCTCATATCACTGTCTTGCTGCTTAGGCACACCTCTctgacaacaacagcaacaaatgcTGCCATTTTACTACCAGAATTGGAGTGTTGACTGTAAAATCCACAGCCAGATCCTATATTCTGCTCTGCTGTGCAGCAAAGGATGGTTTCCTAATAGTCACAAAATTAATGTGTGATGCAGCCATTATCTGTATGCATACTACAAAGAAATCAGAAGTGGTATGGATAATATCACTTTTAAAAGAAGGAACTCCAGCATTGTTCATTTCTGAAAGTGGCGGCCTTGCTGAAAACAAACGCTGTTATGCCAGCAAGTAATGATTGACTATTCTAAGTCATCATGAACTTAATACACATCCTCTATCCACCCAATTAAGAGGACCACGGAACATTTGGAGTCTGTAAGGAGTTTGAGTCTTTTCCATTTGAAGTACATTTAGCCCAGTCTTTGATGACCGCTCATCAGACAGCAGATCATATCCTCCTACCATTTCGCTCAGCTAAGAGCAGGCCCATTCTCCAACAGAAGATGCTTCTCCTCTGGCATCAGGATCCACACTTAGCTGACCAAAGTGGTGAGGTTATTTGTTAAAAGGTCTTTGAACTGAAGACTGATTAACTTCCAGATTACAAATCTGGCCTCTAATCCAATCACCAAAGCTTTACTTGTTTATTCAGGATTAATGGCTTTTTGCTCAACAGAAGTATTTGCCTTCGTGAAAACCAAGCATGAGCTGAAGACACACTCACGTCTCAAGCGGCAGTCACGCAAACAAGACTAACCTTTAGCAAAGTAAGCTCAGCTTGCAGACTGCTCAGTTCAGACTCTTTTTGTTCTAGAACTAAATTTAGATTTCTCTTTTCTTCCACTAAAACATTTTCTTGCTCTTTCAGTTTGCTTTCATGATGTGCAAGTTTTTCAGAAATGTCTTCAACGCAAGCAAGAAGATTTTGGTTCTCAGCCTTGACTTTTTCACTGGTGTGGTTCAGCTCCTGGATATCTAGCTGTAGAGCTTCTTTCTCTGACAGAGCCCCCTCTAGCTCTTCTCTCAAAAGGCATTTCTCTTTTGTAGAGTCATCCAGCAGAGATCGGAGTTCCAGACTACAAGCTGCATTTTCTTCCTGGAGCCTCCTGATCTCCTCCTGCAAGAAGGCATTGCCATCCTTCTGTTGAGTCAGACTCTGTTTCTCCTGCCTCGTTTTCGCCAAGGATTCTCTTGCAGCTTGCAGGAGAGTGGCAACATCACACTCTTCATTTTCATCTGGATATCCAGAGTCCATTTGTTCAAGGAGGCTGCGCAGCTGACTGGCAACAAGGGGCCTGAAGGCCTTTTCCTCACTAAGGAGCTTCTCTAGATGGTCTTTTTCATCACCAGCCATTTTTAGCCTCATTTCTAAGCCATCCGCTTTCTCTTTAAACACCAGCCATTCCTCTTTTTCAAATGCCATGCTCTGCAGCTTCTTTTCAACTCCATCTCTTTCTTCCTTTAGTTTGTTACTTTCCTCACGAAGAGTCTTGACTTCAGACAACAGATGCTCCCTGTCTTGCTGAACAGCTTCAACTTGTTGCTCTAATTCCCTCAGTTTCTGCTGACACTCTTCTTTTTCCACTGAAGCACCTCTCAGTTTCTCTTTTaactcctctccctgctgctctaaTTCACGGTTGCAAAGGCAAAGAGCTTCAGCCTCTTGCTGAAGTCCCATGACTTTCTCTTGCTCCACTCTGCATTGTTCCTGGAGGTTTTTTATTGTCTCCATGCAGCATTTGACTTCATCGCACATGCTGCTACTTTGAGAATAAAGCGCATGCTTCTTCTCTTCCAGTTCCTTTACAGCAGCATCTCTTTGATGAAGGGAAGCAACAAGTTTCTCATTTTCTTCCTGAAGCACACCTGTTTTAAGCTTGAGTTCTTCCACCTCCTCTCCTTTGGAAGAAAACTGTTCCACCTCTTCCCGAAGACGATTCACCATCTCCTGGAGAGTGTCCTTTTCACTGAAAGCCGCTCTAAGCTTCTTCTGTAGTTCATCAACATCCGAagcctgctgctgcttcatcGATGCAAATTCTCGGCTTATTTTCCCGGCTGATTCCCCCAATTCGGCTTGTAGGGTTTCCAGTGTTTCTCTCAAGCTTTCGTAGTTATCAATAGCTTCTTCTCTCTCCAGGATGTGCTTCTGACATTGTTCCTTCAGATCCTGTATTTCCTGAGCCAGTGACCTGTTTTCTCTCTCTGAACTTGATGACCATGTTTGTTTAAGCTCACTCATTTCTCTTTCGTGTTTTCCCATTAGATCTTGAATTTCTAGGCTATGCTCTTGTGCAGTCTTTTCACACTGCCTTCTCATACCCTGAAGCTCCAGCTTTAGTTTTTCAATTACACAGCAATGATCTTCTTTGGCAAGCTGCAGTTCATTAATTTTGAACTCCAAATCTTCCCGTTCATGAAAATATTCATCCTTCACATGCCGGACTTCCATTTCTAGTTTCATCTTAACGTTATTCATATAAGTTAATTCATCTTGCAGTATACTGTGTTGAGATTTCAGTTCATTTACAACACTCTCTAAGTGCCTGGCCTTTTCCATCAGTTCTGTCTCCAACAGTTCATTTCTATTCTGAGTTTGGTTTTCTTCATTTTTAGTTGAAGCTTGCCTTAAGCATTCCAGTTCACTTTCATACTTCGCCTTGCAAGCACGTAGTTCCTCCTCCAGGCCTTTCTCTTGTACCTCATTCTGCTTTCTCAAGTCCTGCTTTAGCTTTTCTACCTTACTTTGCTCTTCTTCACACACATTATTGGAAGCTTCAAGTTGATGCCTCAAATCAGACACCTCCTCTTGATGAGAAGTCTTCAGTTTTGCCAGTTCTTCATTTAACTTATCAATTTCGTTTTGGTAACTCTgagaattgctttcaaaaacattttgCAGATCGGTAATTTCTTCCTTTTTAGCCTCACTGCAGGCTTCCAACTGCTTCTTCAGATCTGAGATTTGCTGCTCGTACCCAGTCTTTGTCTGGTGGACTTCTCCCTctagtcttctgatttcttcttgCCAATTACTATGAAATTTAAGTTGATCTAGGAGCTCTTCTTGTTTCCTCTTTTCAGCATCTAGTTCCTTTTGCAGCACAGCTACAGTTTCATCATATCTGGACTGTGCTGTTACCATTTCATTTTTAAGACTTTCAATTTCTTTCAGGTAGTCACTGCTCAATTGCATAAGCTTTTTCTGCCCTTCTTCATCCTTGGCAATAGCAGCCTAATtgtgaaaaaagagaaaaatatatagCAGCATTAAACACACATACTTTTAACGAGTTTTAGAGCTGTTAAAATACAGACTCCAATATTTATTTTACAGATCCACCAATCaagaaacagagaggaaaataTCCAAGTCATTTTTAACCAGCCTTTCGCCCATTAGGAACTCAAagcagagagaggaaagaacaaaatggaaa
The DNA window shown above is from Eublepharis macularius isolate TG4126 chromosome 3, MPM_Emac_v1.0, whole genome shotgun sequence and carries:
- the GCC2 gene encoding GRIP and coiled-coil domain-containing protein 2 — its product is MEGQDGGQDVAASPSAPATGKSKLDTLPKEELIKFAKKQMILFQKVKSRSTELEKEIEELKSKLAAGGSDDIIQALTERLDVVLLEKAEIQQQCLTLKKENVKRQQEAEAAIAKDEEGQKKLMQLSSDYLKEIESLKNEMVTAQSRYDETVAVLQKELDAEKRKQEELLDQLKFHSNWQEEIRRLEGEVHQTKTGYEQQISDLKKQLEACSEAKKEEITDLQNVFESNSQSYQNEIDKLNEELAKLKTSHQEEVSDLRHQLEASNNVCEEEQSKVEKLKQDLRKQNEVQEKGLEEELRACKAKYESELECLRQASTKNEENQTQNRNELLETELMEKARHLESVVNELKSQHSILQDELTYMNNVKMKLEMEVRHVKDEYFHEREDLEFKINELQLAKEDHCCVIEKLKLELQGMRRQCEKTAQEHSLEIQDLMGKHEREMSELKQTWSSSSERENRSLAQEIQDLKEQCQKHILEREEAIDNYESLRETLETLQAELGESAGKISREFASMKQQQASDVDELQKKLRAAFSEKDTLQEMVNRLREEVEQFSSKGEEVEELKLKTGVLQEENEKLVASLHQRDAAVKELEEKKHALYSQSSSMCDEVKCCMETIKNLQEQCRVEQEKVMGLQQEAEALCLCNRELEQQGEELKEKLRGASVEKEECQQKLRELEQQVEAVQQDREHLLSEVKTLREESNKLKEERDGVEKKLQSMAFEKEEWLVFKEKADGLEMRLKMAGDEKDHLEKLLSEEKAFRPLVASQLRSLLEQMDSGYPDENEECDVATLLQAARESLAKTRQEKQSLTQQKDGNAFLQEEIRRLQEENAACSLELRSLLDDSTKEKCLLREELEGALSEKEALQLDIQELNHTSEKVKAENQNLLACVEDISEKLAHHESKLKEQENVLVEEKRNLNLVLEQKESELSSLQAELTLLKNSMAESSAKSDQEALESQKIEHLEKQLKEKEEKLNKIKAVAVKLRKELDSSRKEMQSLREELERTRLEREQLSSSVGDIIQGAEGYQNLLIEFDKQAEQLDFEKEQVQNLERQIEDLKRQLDTSTEQQDQWRSANEDLLAKIETLQTNTKLLETQLLEMQRAKAKMDKELEAEKLLREQKTKDHSITVKEVEDLQAQLLKERKHLQSVLEELEMAKKDAQKSTLMDMEMADYERLVKELNQKLADKGSRVEDLEQEIKIQKQKQETLQVEIKSFQASVQQFEDKNSKIKQLLVKTKKELADSKETENELLRLQASLKGELEASQQQMEVYKIQLADLTSEKHKLQEHLRTSVEQHQRVLSTYQQRLVTLQEECSTAKAEHVAVSSEFESYKVRVHNVLRQKNKSAQAETDGTKQEREHMEKVIDQLKIKLQDTQHSLQINVAEFQTLQSEHDTLLERHNKILQETVAKEAELREKLCMIQSENMVMKSEHAQITSQLTAQNEALRNSFRDQVRHLQEEHRKTVETLQQQLSKVETQLFQLKSEPSAKSPAPSSMPTKNLRERRNTDLPLLDVHTVAREEGEGMETTDTESVSSASTYVPSLEQLLNTPDTKFEPPQWQAEFTKEELVQKLSTTTKSADHLNGLLRESEATNVILMEQIKLLKNEIRRLERNQEREKSVANLEYLKNVLLQFIFLKSGSERERLLPVIDTMLQLSPEEKGKLVAIAQGEEESTSQAPGWASYLHSWSGLR